The nucleotide window ACCATTTGAACATTAGAAAACCCCGAACTTATTGAAGCTCCACTGGTTAGAGTGGGAGGGGTAGGTGCAGTGCTGTCACGTGAATTTTCATCACTTGCGCCTTCTTTATGTGAATGGCCATAGTGATAAGTTAACCCTGGCCTTGTTTTGTATCTTGCACCACATAGTTCACATGCAAACGGCTTATCTGGATCTCCAGGTGTAGGTTCAAAATTGTGACTAGACTTCTTACGTCCTCTGCCACTTCCTTTTCGCCTATTGGGCGTACTTGGAGAATCAACGACCCCACGACCTCTACCCGCACCTCTTCTACCTCTTCTTCTTTTACTGTAACACTCTTCATAGTCTAAATCAGAATCTGGATCTGGTTCATCATAATTGTCCATTTCCAACATATCCGCTTCATCGTAGAACCATTCTTTTGGTACATCATCTTTAAGAAGTTGGCTGTCTTTACTATCGGTATCTTGTAAAGCAGGATTTTCTATTTGGGATATACTATGGATGTCACCATCAGATCCCTCTAACAGATGATCAGCTGCTCGAGAAAAAGCTCTTGCGTTCATTGTTAAATATTGGCTTTTTCGTTTGCGCCATCTTTGCCTGGGGTACGAGTATATTTGACCCGACAATAAACCAGGTATTCTTTGCCTTCTGTTGATATATAGAGATGAATGGTTTTGCGCCACACCAGTCTGGGTATCAATAAAAGGTAACCTTAATCTTCTTTCAATGCAAAGCCTTGTATTATAATTGCTAGAGTTTTCGATTGCCTCATTGTAGGCTGAATTATTGATagagttttcaattttttccgtagttgttttatttaataagctATTAGACTGCTCGGGACAAGATGCTGTTGTCACATTCGACATTTTGGAAATGAACCTACAACAAtgtgaaaagttaaaaaatgcCAATTTAATCTTATCTTATAAAACCATAGGAGAGCTAACGATTTATTGCCCTTATATAAATGCTTGTTTGAGtcaattgttttctattttcgtTTTCTACCCCACTTATATAAAGCAGCCTCACgtctttctgtttttatttgggACAAATCTTGTGTAATCAATTTTCTTTCACTTCTTGAGaactgagaatatttttttagatggATAAATTCTTGACGAAAATTCTAAGTTTAAAGTGAATGTAGAGCAACTGCAGAGCTCCAGCATCCAAAAACTGCATTTAAAGTCTTCAATGTCTTCTTTGGCACttttaaattctaaaattattctgaaaacAGCTGTACATGTGCTCATTTAATAAACAATACtataaatagtagaaaatttcTAGTTGTTTAAAATATCAAACTGCTGAAAACATGTTTTGTAGTCTAGATAGTAAAATGCATTGTAATATTACTAATACCATCAAAACAATTTGAGTAGCACTGTTTAATGAAATATGGATGCATGTTGTAGTATttacatttattcaaaaactaacaaatattagtaacaataattatatatttttgtgaattttttttaaacaaagttCAATATGAATTGGAATAAATGTCTCTAATCATCACAAACttctacatttatttaaaagagCCATCAATTTCATATGCATTTTTGTGATGTTTAACTAAGAACATACACAGGGAAAGGGACCATTGAATGTATGTATATGAACAAAATCTgcaatgaaatttattttcaaataaaaaaagctatattaatataatcattagaacatcaaaatatatgaaCCGAATTTCTTTAGAAGTAATATTTGAACCCCCTAACTTGAAGTAAGTAAATTCATTACATAAACGCCAAACAGGCTAAGATagctcaatattttttcaactgtAGTATGAAGTTAGTTTAAGATATTAGCTTGCTTGATTTTATATGTGTGATTGGATCAtgtaataaatagtttaaatgtcatacatatatatatatatatatatatatatatatatatatatatatatatatatatatatatatatatgtaaaacttttgtaaatatcattaataaatataaattagggtcaaaatatataaatctctATGGATAtgtttaaaatgtatttgtGTACCTAGTAGATATATTGAAATACCAATTAATTCAGGTCTAAGTAGAATTGTACTGaggtatataaaataattcatcacAAGAATTGTTTGGTAAATAGTAATATAAATATCGAGATATTACACCAATAATAAGACTTAGAATTATTTGCCACATGcattttctcttatattttatataataaatatttgaaacccATTTATTgagtttcttctttttatctCACATGTACAGGATGAAgataaacattttgttatttatcataTATCATAAAACCAAAATAGTGTTTTAAAGCATTTGAGTTAAGGTGACATTACAAATAGTTTTAATGAACTTAAagtttgtattataatttttgtcttattagATGGGGGTGGAGTAGAAAAATacattaattgttttttattgatatgtAATTTACTCAGTAAatgttaattaatattttgtgaagTTGTGAATAGTTTTAGTTATAAAGACTTCACCTCCATTCgccaaaatcaacaaaaaagaaCTTAATGATATACATTCAGTTCCAACCAATTTACAATATTTCCCAAAATATCCAGAAATATAGGAATTCACATAAGAAGgattcaatttctatttatgTGCTGTGTTGTGAGATTTTACTTAAGATACTTATGTTTGTAACTTTTGACTCTAATGGCAAAGATTCAATGAGAAATCGGTACTacatttattgattaaatttgggatacataatattattttttgattaaa belongs to Diorhabda carinulata isolate Delta chromosome X, icDioCari1.1, whole genome shotgun sequence and includes:
- the LOC130902439 gene encoding zinc finger protein ubi-d4 B-like, with amino-acid sequence MSNVTTASCPEQSNSLLNKTTTEKIENSINNSAYNEAIENSSNYNTRLCIERRLRLPFIDTQTGVAQNHSSLYINRRQRIPGLLSGQIYSYPRQRWRKRKSQYLTMNARAFSRAADHLLEGSDGDIHSISQIENPALQDTDSKDSQLLKDDVPKEWFYDEADMLEMDNYDEPDPDSDLDYEECYSKRRRGRRGAGRGRGVVDSPSTPNRRKGSGRGRKKSSHNFEPTPGDPDKPFACELCGARYKTRPGLTYHYGHSHKEGASDENSRDSTAPTPPTLTSGASISSGFSNVQMVPNPQVIPPQPAGSPPVGNSVLSAVAPDASTSNKNDLGQVYQDSYVSFLNQTPGAPLRRGRPSPSHGLPPVSLSAVLNQNQGPPPNLPPNLPEELSPPLEDPQMPVLIPEKALDLGTVGADMSGSVLENTVTSSIPESSKKPASPYCDFCLGDSRENKKTGIQEELVSCSDCGRSGHPTCLQFTNNMKISVKTYRWQCIECKCCSVCGNSDNDDQLLFCDDCDRGYHMYCLSPALVNPPEGSWSCKLCIDQFHK